A window of Pedobacter lusitanus contains these coding sequences:
- the rluF gene encoding 23S rRNA pseudouridine(2604) synthase RluF: MSDSTTRLNKYISESGMCSRRAADRYIEQGNVFINGKKAKVGDQVYFGDLITVNGQTIEPKQVENSILLAFNKPVGVTSTTEAGVKSNIVDYVNHSERVFPIGRLDKDSQGLIFMTNNGDLVNKILRAGNNHEKEYLVTVNKPLTDQFITGMAKGVPVLGVMTKKCKVTKESPFIFKITLIQGLNRQIRRMCEHFGFEVTKLERTRIMNINLKGLPVGEWRELTPEEQDEINKLVAKSSSAQHTAPKRVAKKTKEAPEEANVTPKKAFRARPSGPSKGKTPGAASARGERTEKPARGSKAKPASGSSFKAPSASNDWFKGSGPSRRSVRPANGKPGAAGAKTKSPKR; this comes from the coding sequence ATGTCCGATTCTACCACCCGATTAAATAAATACATTAGTGAAAGCGGCATGTGCTCGCGCAGAGCAGCAGACAGATACATTGAACAGGGAAATGTGTTTATTAATGGCAAAAAAGCCAAAGTTGGCGACCAGGTTTATTTCGGTGACCTGATTACGGTAAACGGACAGACAATTGAGCCTAAACAGGTAGAAAACTCTATTTTACTTGCCTTCAATAAACCTGTAGGTGTTACCAGTACTACCGAAGCCGGTGTAAAAAGTAATATTGTTGATTATGTAAACCACAGTGAAAGAGTTTTTCCTATCGGAAGACTAGATAAAGATTCTCAGGGGCTGATCTTCATGACCAACAATGGTGATCTGGTTAACAAAATTCTTCGTGCGGGTAATAACCACGAAAAAGAGTACCTGGTAACGGTAAATAAACCACTTACAGACCAGTTTATTACCGGAATGGCCAAAGGTGTCCCTGTTTTAGGGGTAATGACCAAAAAATGTAAAGTAACCAAAGAGAGTCCTTTTATATTCAAAATCACCTTGATTCAGGGTTTGAACAGACAAATCAGAAGAATGTGTGAGCATTTCGGTTTTGAAGTGACCAAACTGGAACGTACCCGTATTATGAATATCAACCTTAAAGGTTTACCTGTAGGGGAATGGAGAGAATTAACTCCTGAAGAACAGGATGAAATCAATAAACTGGTTGCCAAATCAAGTTCTGCTCAGCATACGGCTCCAAAAAGAGTGGCTAAAAAAACAAAAGAGGCTCCGGAAGAAGCTAATGTCACTCCTAAAAAAGCCTTCAGAGCGAGACCATCGGGACCGTCTAAAGGAAAAACTCCGGGAGCAGCTTCGGCAAGAGGCGAAAGAACTGAAAAACCGGCAAGGGGATCTAAAGCAAAACCTGCTTCAGGCTCTTCTTTCAAGGCTCCTTCAGCTTCCAATGACTGGTTCAAAGGCAGCGGACCGAGCAGAAGATCGGTCAGACCAGCGAATGGAAAACCTGGTGCAGCAGGAGCAAAAACCAAAAGTCCGAAACGTTAG
- a CDS encoding NAD(P)H-dependent flavin oxidoreductase yields the protein MSNRITSLFNIQYPIIQAGMIWCSGWKLAAAVSAAGGLGIIGAGSMYPEVLREHIQKIKKATDKPFAVNVPLLYPNVEEIMQILVAEGVKIVFTSAGNPAAWTSFLKAENITVVHVVANTKFALKAEASGVDAIVAEGFEAGGHNGREETTTMCLIPMIADTVKIPVIAAGGIASGRSMLAAMALGADGVQIGSAFAVAEESSAHPSFKQRIIGAAEGDTKLRMQKLVPVRLLKNSFESAVAAAEAEGADAETLKVLLGRARAKSGMFEGNLEEGELEIGQVSALLKEIKPAAAILNEIWQGFLTEKDRISQFNY from the coding sequence ATGTCAAATCGTATCACTTCTTTATTTAATATTCAATATCCGATTATTCAGGCGGGTATGATCTGGTGCAGCGGCTGGAAACTTGCAGCTGCGGTATCAGCTGCTGGTGGCTTAGGGATTATAGGGGCAGGTTCTATGTATCCTGAAGTGTTACGTGAGCATATTCAAAAAATCAAAAAAGCAACAGACAAACCATTTGCAGTAAATGTGCCGCTGCTTTATCCGAATGTTGAAGAGATTATGCAGATACTGGTTGCAGAAGGTGTGAAAATTGTATTTACATCTGCAGGTAATCCGGCAGCATGGACAAGCTTTCTGAAAGCCGAAAATATAACCGTGGTACATGTGGTGGCCAATACTAAATTTGCGTTGAAAGCAGAGGCCAGCGGAGTTGATGCCATAGTGGCCGAAGGATTTGAAGCCGGAGGACATAACGGAAGAGAAGAAACGACAACGATGTGTCTGATTCCGATGATTGCAGATACGGTGAAAATTCCTGTGATTGCAGCTGGAGGTATTGCCTCAGGACGCAGCATGTTAGCTGCAATGGCCCTGGGGGCTGATGGGGTTCAGATAGGTTCTGCTTTTGCAGTGGCCGAAGAGTCATCAGCACATCCTTCCTTCAAACAAAGGATTATCGGAGCGGCAGAAGGAGATACTAAACTGAGAATGCAGAAACTTGTTCCGGTACGGTTATTAAAGAACTCTTTTGAATCTGCTGTCGCTGCGGCCGAAGCTGAAGGTGCAGATGCAGAAACATTAAAAGTTTTGTTAGGGCGTGCCAGAGCAAAATCAGGTATGTTTGAAGGAAATCTGGAAGAAGGGGAACTGGAGATTGGTCAGGTTTCTGCATTGCTGAAAGAAATTAAGCCTGCGGCTGCTATCTTAAATGAAATATGGCAGGGATTTCTGACCGAAAAAGACAGGATCAGTCAGTTCAATTATTAA
- a CDS encoding lipopolysaccharide biosynthesis protein, whose protein sequence is MSVLKKFLGQTAVYGVSTILSRLLNFILTPIYVRAYLPGTFGILTKLFSYASLINAVLAFGMESTYFRYLNKHEDKKDAVYNNSFICIAFIAGLFLITGSVFADSIAAWINNGEQAQVLDYQKYVRYFVGILFVDAICVIPFAKIRADNKAFRYSVIKFLNIGSFVGLNLVFIYVIPAIIKHHLPLSAWFESWYHYQWVGYVFISNLVASILTFLLLLPEFMQIRFKFDKELFLKMISYSWPILVANLSFIINENLDKIVLSKLLPKAVADIDVGIYGAVCKIAIFLSIFITAFRLGAEPFFFSHAKQENARKTYATILHYFVIALSLLFVALVANIEILKYFIKGDKAHTAQYWSGLPAVPYLLFGYVCLGIYMNLSIWYRLSDQTRFGLYLSVIGAVITIVFNFILIPRYSYMGSAWVSMLAYFVMMVMSYILGQKYYPIPYQLKRISGYLITSVILVILSFWVFNRNIFIGNGLLLLFFAGIAYIEKDELKVLLSKGK, encoded by the coding sequence GTGTCAGTTTTAAAAAAGTTTTTAGGTCAGACTGCAGTATATGGTGTCAGTACCATATTATCCAGACTACTCAATTTTATATTAACTCCTATTTATGTCAGGGCATATCTGCCCGGCACCTTTGGTATTTTGACCAAACTTTTCAGCTATGCCTCACTGATTAATGCGGTACTGGCCTTTGGAATGGAAAGTACTTATTTCAGGTATCTGAATAAACATGAAGATAAAAAAGACGCAGTATACAATAACTCCTTTATCTGTATAGCCTTTATTGCAGGGCTGTTTCTGATTACAGGATCTGTTTTTGCTGATTCAATTGCTGCCTGGATTAATAACGGGGAGCAGGCCCAGGTACTGGACTATCAGAAGTATGTGAGATATTTTGTGGGAATTTTATTTGTGGATGCCATCTGTGTCATTCCTTTTGCTAAAATCCGTGCAGATAATAAGGCATTCAGATACAGCGTGATCAAGTTCCTGAACATTGGTAGTTTTGTTGGGCTGAATCTTGTTTTTATTTATGTTATTCCGGCAATCATCAAACATCATCTGCCCCTGTCGGCCTGGTTTGAAAGCTGGTATCATTATCAGTGGGTAGGTTATGTTTTTATCTCTAATCTGGTTGCAAGTATACTGACCTTTTTGTTGTTACTGCCTGAATTTATGCAGATCAGGTTTAAATTTGATAAAGAGTTATTTTTAAAGATGATTTCTTACAGCTGGCCTATACTGGTAGCCAATCTGTCTTTTATTATCAACGAAAATCTGGATAAAATTGTACTGAGTAAATTGTTACCAAAGGCAGTGGCTGATATTGATGTCGGAATCTATGGGGCAGTCTGTAAGATTGCAATTTTCTTAAGTATTTTTATTACTGCTTTCAGACTGGGAGCGGAGCCGTTCTTTTTTAGTCACGCCAAACAGGAGAATGCAAGAAAAACCTATGCTACAATTCTGCATTATTTTGTAATTGCACTTTCCTTATTGTTTGTTGCTTTAGTAGCCAATATTGAGATCCTGAAGTATTTCATCAAGGGAGATAAAGCACATACTGCCCAGTACTGGTCAGGGTTGCCGGCAGTGCCCTACCTTTTATTCGGGTATGTCTGTCTGGGAATTTATATGAACCTCTCCATCTGGTACAGACTGTCAGATCAGACCCGTTTCGGATTGTATCTGTCTGTAATTGGTGCGGTGATTACTATTGTTTTTAATTTTATACTGATCCCGAGATATAGTTATATGGGGTCTGCATGGGTTTCTATGCTGGCTTATTTTGTGATGATGGTGATGTCTTATATACTGGGGCAGAAATATTATCCGATTCCATATCAGTTAAAGCGGATCTCGGGTTATTTAATTACTTCGGTAATCCTGGTGATTCTGTCTTTCTGGGTTTTTAACAGAAATATCTTTATCGGAAACGGATTGCTGCTGCTGTTCTTTGCAGGGATAGCTTATATAGAAAAAGATGAACTTAAAGTGCTTCTTTCCAAAGGAAAATAA
- a CDS encoding ComF family protein: protein MFLIKRITADFFHLLFPDYCNACGTALFYGEKTICTGCLYDLPYTDFHLYPENPAARLFWGRIHCHEVIALLYFKKGGTKVQQLIHQLKYKGQKDAGYLLGCMLGEKLLKTGSEMKADLIIPVPLHWSKAYSRGYNQSKCIADGVAKVLQLPVNTRLLIRQKNTATQTKKSRYNRFENMQTAFKILQPGLLKNKHVLLIDDVITTGATLEACGKILLDNGLSRLSIAAIAFTA from the coding sequence ATGTTCCTGATTAAACGTATTACTGCCGACTTTTTCCATTTACTGTTCCCGGACTATTGTAATGCCTGTGGAACAGCCTTATTTTATGGTGAAAAAACCATCTGCACTGGCTGTCTGTATGACCTCCCCTATACCGATTTTCATCTTTATCCTGAAAATCCTGCTGCCAGACTGTTCTGGGGGCGAATTCATTGTCATGAGGTCATCGCCCTGCTTTATTTTAAAAAAGGAGGAACAAAAGTTCAGCAGCTGATTCATCAGTTAAAATACAAAGGACAGAAAGATGCCGGATACTTACTGGGCTGCATGCTTGGTGAAAAACTCCTGAAAACCGGATCAGAAATGAAAGCGGACCTGATTATTCCGGTACCGCTTCACTGGAGCAAAGCATACAGCAGGGGCTATAATCAAAGTAAATGCATTGCAGATGGGGTAGCTAAAGTTTTACAGCTGCCGGTAAACACCAGGTTGCTCATCCGGCAGAAAAATACAGCTACACAAACTAAAAAAAGCAGATATAATCGTTTTGAGAATATGCAGACTGCATTTAAAATTCTTCAGCCCGGGCTTTTGAAAAACAAACATGTACTGCTGATTGATGATGTCATCACTACAGGTGCCACATTGGAGGCTTGCGGAAAGATATTGCTGGACAATGGGTTAAGCAGGCTATCTATTGCGGCAATAGCTTTTACAGCTTAA
- a CDS encoding acylphosphatase, with amino-acid sequence MKQIIIRITGKVQGVGFRYTTKVVADQMGVRGIIKNEKDGSLYIEAEGDDTLLDIFEEWCNEGPDRAKIEKVEITPGELKNYRNFEIIKK; translated from the coding sequence ATGAAGCAGATAATTATAAGAATAACAGGAAAAGTGCAGGGAGTGGGGTTCAGATATACCACAAAAGTAGTAGCCGATCAGATGGGGGTTCGCGGAATCATCAAAAATGAAAAAGACGGCAGTTTATATATTGAAGCTGAAGGCGACGATACCCTGCTGGATATTTTTGAAGAATGGTGTAATGAAGGGCCGGACCGGGCTAAGATAGAAAAGGTAGAGATCACACCCGGAGAACTGAAAAACTATCGTAATTTTGAAATCATTAAGAAATAA
- the rlmN gene encoding 23S rRNA (adenine(2503)-C(2))-methyltransferase RlmN, with product MLVITKTDIRSLSLIQLQQHFTEMKEPAYRAKQVYQWLWEKSARSFEEMSNLSKDLRKKLDENYTINAVEVNNSQFSNDHTIKNTFRLYDGNIVEGVLIPMEERMTACVSSQVGCSLTCKFCATGYMDRKRNLNADEIYDQVVLIDQQAKKNYNAPLTNIVYMGMGEPLLNYANVLKSIERITAPDGLNMSYKRITVSTAGIAKMIRKLGDDGVKFNLALSLHAADDKKRNEIMPINEQNTLKVLAEALKYYFAKTKNPVTYEYIVFNNFNDEIQDAMDLAKFCKHVPCKVNLIEYNPIQFADFINAEGDKIDAFSNYLKSQGINTNIRRSRGKDIDAACGQLAVKDQA from the coding sequence ATGCTAGTAATAACTAAAACTGATATCCGTTCTCTGAGTCTGATCCAGCTTCAGCAGCACTTTACTGAAATGAAAGAACCCGCTTACCGCGCCAAACAGGTTTACCAGTGGCTTTGGGAAAAATCTGCACGTTCTTTTGAGGAAATGAGTAACCTGTCTAAAGATCTGAGAAAGAAACTGGATGAGAATTATACCATCAATGCTGTTGAGGTAAATAATTCGCAGTTTAGTAATGATCATACTATCAAAAACACTTTTCGTTTGTACGATGGAAACATCGTTGAAGGGGTATTAATCCCGATGGAAGAACGAATGACAGCCTGCGTAAGCTCTCAGGTTGGTTGTAGTTTGACCTGTAAATTCTGTGCAACGGGTTATATGGATAGAAAACGTAATCTTAATGCGGATGAAATCTATGATCAGGTTGTATTAATTGATCAGCAGGCGAAAAAGAACTACAATGCTCCCCTGACCAATATCGTTTATATGGGTATGGGAGAACCACTGCTGAATTATGCCAATGTATTAAAATCCATAGAGCGGATTACTGCTCCTGATGGTTTAAATATGTCGTATAAAAGAATCACCGTTTCGACTGCAGGTATTGCTAAAATGATCCGGAAACTGGGTGATGACGGGGTAAAGTTCAATCTGGCGCTTTCACTTCATGCTGCTGATGACAAAAAAAGAAATGAAATTATGCCTATCAATGAACAGAACACCTTAAAAGTTCTGGCTGAGGCTTTAAAATACTATTTTGCCAAGACAAAAAATCCTGTTACCTACGAATATATCGTCTTCAATAATTTTAATGATGAAATTCAGGATGCAATGGATCTGGCCAAATTCTGTAAGCATGTACCCTGCAAAGTTAACCTGATTGAATATAATCCAATTCAGTTTGCAGATTTCATTAATGCTGAAGGAGATAAAATCGATGCTTTCTCTAATTATCTGAAAAGTCAGGGTATCAATACAAATATCAGACGCAGTCGTGGTAAAGATATTGATGCAGCCTGCGGTCAGCTTGCTGTAAAAGATCAGGCATAA
- a CDS encoding tetratricopeptide repeat protein: MNRIVVLCSILLLALQSAAQRTPVSARDSVRIKQLFFAGLSDKLKENYAKSNDSFSKITAIDADNAAAWYEIALLNFRQNKMPEAETAIKNAVRIDQNNSWYWKLLAELYKSTGSMDRLIPVFDQLIRLVPGQQSYQFDRANAIAISGRKEEALAAYALLEKKYGPSESLDRARRRITDGPKEAAPAVNGTEAMATATLYLSQKKFQAASVVLESIAGTHQDDPLFLALYGDVLYETGNLPAALHHYKKALRLTDQLYGVWEKVLNISILMGQYKQMIAIGEDALSVYPNQAILYYYMAFALHRENQNQAAMEHIRSAMALDGENKELQALILALQAEILIDQGKAAAADAAFEKAVKLDPQNYLIMNNYAYYLALRNENLDKAVSLITVAARALPQDASIADTYALILLRMGQYELARTWIEKALKNNEAENSVYLEHYGDILFHTGAPDDALIQWKKSRDAGNDSLLLKRKIDEKKYFKK; this comes from the coding sequence ATGAACAGGATAGTTGTTTTATGTAGTATACTTCTGCTGGCGCTGCAATCAGCCGCTCAGCGGACACCGGTTTCTGCCAGAGACAGTGTACGCATTAAACAACTTTTCTTTGCAGGTCTGAGTGATAAACTCAAAGAGAATTATGCAAAGAGCAATGATAGTTTTAGTAAAATAACCGCGATTGATGCAGATAATGCAGCTGCGTGGTATGAAATAGCCTTGTTAAACTTCAGACAGAATAAAATGCCTGAAGCAGAAACGGCGATAAAAAATGCAGTCAGGATTGATCAGAATAATTCCTGGTACTGGAAACTACTGGCCGAACTTTATAAAAGTACCGGCAGTATGGATCGCCTGATTCCTGTTTTTGACCAGCTGATCCGTCTGGTTCCGGGACAGCAGAGTTATCAGTTTGACAGAGCTAATGCCATTGCTATATCTGGCAGAAAAGAAGAGGCGCTGGCTGCTTATGCGTTGCTGGAAAAAAAATATGGCCCATCAGAATCTCTGGACAGAGCCCGCCGCAGAATTACAGATGGTCCGAAAGAGGCTGCTCCGGCAGTAAATGGCACTGAGGCTATGGCAACAGCTACGCTGTATCTTTCACAAAAGAAATTTCAGGCGGCATCCGTTGTGCTGGAAAGTATTGCAGGCACACATCAGGATGATCCGCTTTTTCTGGCACTTTATGGAGATGTACTCTATGAAACAGGGAATCTGCCGGCAGCACTCCATCACTATAAAAAAGCACTCAGATTAACTGATCAGCTTTATGGCGTATGGGAGAAAGTGCTTAATATATCCATCCTGATGGGGCAGTATAAACAAATGATCGCTATTGGCGAAGATGCACTGTCTGTCTATCCCAATCAGGCCATTTTATATTATTATATGGCCTTCGCCCTGCACAGGGAAAATCAGAATCAGGCGGCAATGGAGCATATCCGGTCTGCTATGGCACTGGATGGTGAGAATAAAGAATTACAGGCCCTGATCCTGGCTTTGCAGGCTGAAATTCTCATTGATCAGGGAAAAGCCGCAGCTGCTGATGCTGCTTTTGAAAAGGCAGTCAAGCTGGACCCGCAAAATTATCTGATTATGAACAATTATGCCTATTACCTGGCGTTAAGAAATGAGAATCTGGATAAAGCGGTATCTTTGATTACTGTTGCAGCCAGGGCTTTACCACAGGATGCTTCTATAGCTGACACTTATGCCCTGATTTTGCTGAGGATGGGACAGTATGAGCTGGCCAGAACATGGATAGAAAAGGCGCTGAAGAATAATGAAGCTGAAAATAGTGTGTATCTTGAGCATTACGGAGATATTTTATTTCATACCGGAGCACCCGACGATGCCTTAATTCAATGGAAGAAATCCCGGGATGCCGGGAATGACTCTCTCCTGTTAAAAAGAAAAATAGATGAGAAAAAGTACTTTAAGAAATAA
- a CDS encoding murein hydrolase activator EnvC family protein, translating into MKLHKLLLFLLFITFASTGFAQSSSQLKRKKEAIQREIELLQKNLNKASQGKKLTLSEIRALSAKISLMQNKITVINSEIKNLDNEIHENKNTVHSLQGQLAQLKKEYAGMIRFAQRNKNSYDKMMFIFAARDFNQAYKRIKYLQQFGQYRKKQADYIQGTEKNLNYKIVVLDKSLKAKSSLLHEQETEQSKLAKNKSEQASVLNKFSKQEKEFGRDIAKRKKQQSAIDREIRNAINREIALARKKAEEEARIAAAKARAESKPAPVEKAKTNSNYLTSTPEAARLSAGFENNRGRLPWPVATGSITEGFGRHTEGQASYSNDGVNIMTSDGANVRAVFGGEVLFVRVIQGIYVVAIRHGDYFTIYQGLKSSGVSKGEKVETRQSIGTVATTSDGAVLHFEIMRGQSKLNPESWIAK; encoded by the coding sequence ATGAAGCTACACAAATTACTTTTGTTTCTCCTGTTTATTACGTTTGCGTCAACGGGCTTTGCCCAAAGCAGTTCTCAGTTAAAGAGAAAAAAGGAAGCTATCCAGCGTGAAATTGAACTTTTGCAGAAAAATCTGAATAAAGCGTCTCAAGGTAAAAAGCTTACTTTGAGTGAGATACGTGCGTTGAGTGCAAAGATCAGTTTGATGCAGAATAAAATCACGGTGATCAATTCAGAAATTAAAAACCTGGATAACGAGATCCATGAGAATAAAAACACCGTACATTCATTGCAGGGACAGCTGGCACAGCTTAAAAAAGAGTATGCCGGAATGATCAGGTTTGCACAGCGCAATAAAAATTCATACGATAAGATGATGTTTATTTTCGCTGCGCGTGATTTTAATCAGGCTTATAAAAGAATAAAATATTTACAGCAATTTGGCCAGTACCGTAAAAAACAGGCTGATTATATACAGGGAACGGAAAAGAATCTGAATTATAAAATTGTTGTACTGGATAAGAGTTTAAAAGCAAAAAGCAGTTTACTGCATGAGCAGGAGACTGAGCAGAGTAAACTGGCAAAAAACAAAAGTGAACAGGCTTCTGTCCTGAATAAATTCAGTAAACAGGAAAAAGAGTTTGGACGTGATATTGCCAAAAGAAAAAAACAACAGTCCGCTATTGACCGGGAGATTAGAAATGCGATTAACCGTGAGATTGCTTTAGCGAGAAAGAAAGCAGAAGAAGAGGCCAGAATTGCGGCTGCAAAGGCCAGGGCAGAAAGTAAACCAGCTCCTGTTGAGAAAGCAAAAACCAATAGTAATTATCTGACTTCAACTCCTGAGGCAGCGAGATTATCGGCGGGATTTGAAAATAACAGAGGACGTTTGCCGTGGCCGGTTGCAACAGGATCTATTACAGAAGGGTTTGGAAGACATACTGAAGGTCAGGCGAGCTATAGTAATGACGGGGTGAATATCATGACCAGTGACGGCGCAAATGTACGTGCAGTATTTGGTGGTGAGGTATTGTTTGTCAGAGTTATACAGGGTATTTATGTGGTGGCGATACGTCATGGTGATTATTTTACAATTTATCAGGGCTTAAAGTCATCCGGTGTATCAAAGGGTGAAAAAGTAGAAACCCGCCAGAGTATCGGTACGGTTGCCACTACGTCTGATGGGGCTGTATTGCATTTTGAGATTATGAGAGGACAGTCAAAACTGAATCCTGAATCCTGGATTGCAAAATAA
- a CDS encoding amidohydrolase family protein has product MSSYLSATWIYPVSSAPLKNGIIAVSDDGIITAVLTAQEGETLNIKDIRYYDGVLVPGLVNTHCHLELSHLVGKIPEHTGLPGFVQQVMQQRQASELEIEQAMQLADTAMYNNGIVATGDISNQIYSRTVKLSSKIYYHTFVEVMGFNPARAKEIIQKAVETRAAFQPLRATVVPHAPYSVSEELFKEIAQESGAAADSVSIHNQETADENLFFEYKKGHFLKLYEFLGLDISFFQAKGKTSLQCYLPLLSAAAKTLLVHNTFTTNEDIAFAGAQHPHLYWCLCPNANLYIENRLPDVALLQAAGVMITLGTDSLASNHQLSILAEMKTLQEYQQIPFEELLCWATQNGALFLGMESELGSFEIGKRPGVNLIEQLEDGLITNNTRIQRII; this is encoded by the coding sequence ATGAGTTCTTATTTGTCGGCAACATGGATTTATCCGGTCAGCAGCGCACCTTTAAAAAATGGAATAATTGCGGTCAGCGATGACGGTATCATTACAGCTGTGCTGACTGCGCAGGAAGGAGAAACGCTAAATATAAAAGACATCAGGTATTACGATGGCGTACTGGTACCCGGACTGGTCAATACACATTGTCATCTGGAATTATCACATCTTGTCGGAAAAATACCTGAACATACCGGTTTACCGGGTTTTGTACAGCAGGTGATGCAGCAAAGACAGGCTTCTGAGCTTGAAATTGAACAGGCCATGCAGCTTGCAGATACAGCAATGTATAACAATGGGATTGTTGCCACCGGCGATATTTCCAACCAGATATATTCCAGAACGGTAAAACTCAGCAGTAAAATTTACTATCATACCTTTGTTGAGGTGATGGGTTTTAATCCGGCACGTGCAAAGGAAATTATTCAGAAAGCAGTAGAAACCAGAGCTGCTTTTCAGCCTTTAAGAGCGACGGTTGTTCCTCATGCTCCTTATTCAGTTTCTGAAGAACTGTTTAAAGAGATTGCGCAGGAGTCAGGAGCTGCAGCTGACTCAGTCTCTATCCATAATCAGGAAACAGCTGATGAAAATTTGTTTTTTGAATATAAAAAAGGGCATTTTCTGAAACTCTACGAATTCCTGGGTTTAGACATCAGTTTCTTCCAGGCAAAAGGGAAAACCTCTCTGCAATGTTATCTGCCGCTTTTATCGGCTGCTGCAAAAACATTACTGGTGCACAATACTTTTACCACCAATGAGGATATAGCATTTGCCGGTGCACAGCATCCGCATCTTTACTGGTGTTTATGTCCCAATGCGAATTTGTATATTGAAAACAGATTGCCCGATGTCGCTTTGCTGCAGGCAGCCGGAGTGATGATTACTCTGGGAACAGACAGTTTAGCAAGCAATCATCAGTTAAGTATCCTGGCCGAGATGAAGACACTGCAGGAATATCAGCAGATTCCTTTTGAGGAGTTATTGTGCTGGGCTACACAAAACGGAGCGTTGTTCCTGGGGATGGAATCAGAGCTGGGCAGTTTTGAAATAGGAAAGAGGCCGGGGGTGAATTTGATTGAACAGCTGGAAGATGGGTTGATCACCAACAATACGCGTATTCAGAGAATAATATAA
- the dut gene encoding dUTP diphosphatase, whose translation MKINIINKSGLALPQYETAHAAGMDMRAFVTEELVIKPMQRVLVPTGLHIELPVGYEAQIRPRSGLAYKHGISIVNSPGTIDADYRGEIKVLLINLSDTDFVVNNGDRIAQMVISKHETITWESAEELSDTARGEGGYGHTGK comes from the coding sequence ATGAAGATTAACATTATCAACAAATCAGGACTGGCATTGCCTCAATATGAAACTGCACATGCAGCAGGCATGGATATGAGAGCTTTTGTAACCGAAGAGCTGGTGATTAAGCCGATGCAGCGTGTATTAGTACCAACTGGTTTACATATTGAACTTCCGGTAGGCTATGAAGCACAAATCCGTCCGCGCAGTGGTCTGGCCTATAAACATGGAATCAGTATTGTAAATTCTCCGGGAACAATTGATGCTGATTATCGCGGAGAGATCAAGGTATTGCTGATCAATCTCTCAGATACTGATTTTGTAGTCAATAATGGTGACCGTATCGCACAGATGGTGATTTCAAAACATGAGACCATTACCTGGGAAAGTGCAGAAGAATTAAGTGATACTGCACGTGGTGAAGGTGGTTACGGACATACCGGTAAATAG
- a CDS encoding DUF4292 domain-containing protein, with protein MRKSTLRNNLLVLLLLSTVMACKAKKNLVKAPDVRPLPVVNNHMAENLLLLKGKDIPFNTLSLKGKVSLEMNGNVNNVSMTIRIQKDQKIWASVTAIAGIEVARALITPDSVLLRNNLQSVGVKKPFSYLNNFTSKQVTFKTLQSILSGNTVAEFTNDPDALDSDTGVFKIKGAQGELAYQVLFNTLLKTSELSMNEVKAGKSLKVAYSDYQQVTDALFPSVVRINAVSGVKITNLAFDFSKIERNVQLDFPFTLPKRFEIIN; from the coding sequence ATGAGAAAAAGTACTTTAAGAAATAATCTGCTGGTTCTTTTGCTGTTAAGCACGGTTATGGCCTGCAAAGCAAAGAAAAATCTGGTTAAGGCACCTGATGTTCGCCCTCTGCCTGTAGTAAATAATCACATGGCAGAAAATCTCTTGCTGCTGAAAGGGAAAGACATTCCATTTAATACTTTGTCACTTAAAGGAAAAGTAAGTCTGGAGATGAATGGTAATGTCAATAATGTGAGCATGACTATCCGGATTCAGAAAGATCAGAAAATCTGGGCAAGTGTGACTGCTATTGCCGGAATTGAAGTAGCCAGGGCATTGATCACCCCGGACAGTGTACTTTTACGTAACAATTTACAGTCAGTAGGCGTGAAAAAACCATTCAGTTACCTGAACAATTTTACCAGCAAACAGGTTACTTTTAAGACGCTGCAATCTATCCTTTCGGGGAATACCGTTGCTGAATTTACCAATGATCCGGATGCGCTTGATTCGGATACTGGTGTATTTAAAATCAAAGGTGCTCAGGGAGAACTGGCCTATCAGGTTCTGTTCAATACACTGCTAAAGACTTCAGAGCTGAGTATGAATGAGGTGAAAGCTGGAAAATCACTGAAAGTTGCCTATTCAGATTATCAGCAGGTGACTGATGCATTATTTCCTTCGGTGGTGAGAATCAATGCTGTTTCGGGTGTTAAGATAACCAACCTGGCTTTTGACTTCTCTAAAATAGAGCGCAATGTTCAACTTGATTTTCCGTTTACTCTTCCTAAGAGGTTTGAGATAATAAACTAA